Genomic segment of Chitinophaga varians:
GTGGGGTGGTACCGGTCCTGGTCCTGCCGGCGCTCCTACCGGCGGTGGGTATACAATTCCCGGTGCTCCGGTCCCTTTGCCCGGATCTCCCTGCGCGGCCACCAACGGTTATCCCTGTCAAATTACCAATGGCAATGTCGGTCCTTGTTGTCCTAT
This window contains:
- a CDS encoding class I lanthipeptide, translated to MKKQTFKKLNLRKVEIASLSPEGQRNLWGGTGPGPAGAPTGGGYTIPGAPVPLPGSPCAATNGYPCQITNGNVGPCCPI